The following is a genomic window from Campylobacter lari subsp. lari.
AAATTCTTAAAATATTTTTCAATATATTCTTTAGCCAACTTTGCTTCGATCTTTAAATTTTGACTTAAAGTTTTATAACCCATGCCATAAATAAGTCCAAAATTAATACTTTTTGCAATGCTTCTGGTATGATAATTACTTTCGCCAAAAATCATTATCGCGGTTTTTGCATGAATATCCTCATCGTTTGAAAACGCTTCTAATAATTTCTCATCTTCACTAAAATGCGCTAGCATTCTAAGCTCAATTTGTGAATAATCAAGCGAGATAAAGCTAAATCCTTCTTTTGCCACAAAGCAGGTTTTATAATCTTTAGCATATTGACCATGCGCAGGGATGTTTTGCAAATTTGGATCTTTTGATGAAAGGCGCCCAGTTGCAGTACCAGTTTGTAAAAAGCTTGAATAAATTCTTGAGTTTTCATCTTTTTTAGCTAATTTTAACAAAGGTTCACAATAAGTCCCAACTAATTTTGCAAGCTCTCTATAGGCTAAAATTTCTTTTATAATAAGATGTTCATCTATGAGATTGTTTAAAACTTTTTCATCAGTAGAATAACCTGTTTTGCTTTTTTTACCACTTGGTAGTTTGAGTTTTTCAAATAAAATATCCCCTACTTGTTTAGGAGAGTTAATATTAAATTTTTCACCCGCTAAATCATATATTTTTTCACTTAGTATTTTTATATCTTGATTAAAATTTTGCATTAAACTTTCAAGCTTTTGAATATCAAGTTTAATGCCATTATTTTCCATCATAATAAGCACTTTGATAAATTCAAACTCACTTTTTTGTGCAAGTTCAAGTAAAGACTTTTCTAAATTTTTTAAAAAATACAGATAAAATCTTAAAGTGATATAGGCATCTTCAGCAGCATATTTACAAGCTTTTTCTACATCAACCCCTGCAAAGCTTTCTCCTTTTTTTACTAAATCTTCAAAATGCAAAGTCTCATAATCAAATATTCTTTTTGCTAAAACATCCATATTTACACGCAAACTTGGCTCTTTAAGCCATGCAAGTATCATGGTATCAGCATAGTTTTTTGGTGGAAGTAAATTAAAATTATTTTTTATAATCTCAAAATCATATTTAAGATTATGACCTATAACCGTGCTTTGATAGATTTTTTCTATGCCCTTTTTAGCCGCTTGCATAGAAATTTGCTTACAAACTCCTAAATAATCATGTGCAAGTGGTACATAAAAGGCTTCACTTTCATGAGAACAAAAACTAAATCCTACTATCTTAGCTTCTTTAGTATCTAAGCCTGTAGTTTCAGTATCAAAAGCAACAATGCTTTGATCATCAATTTTTTCTAAAATGTCAAATAATTCTTTCTCATCTAAAATTAATCTTGCATTAAATCCTAAATTTTTATCTTTATTAGTAGGATTAGTGCGTAGTTTTTTTAATAAAGCATTTAATTCATAATGTTCTAAAACATCCATAATCTTAAGCAAAGGTTCATCTTTTGGATACTCACAATTTAAAAGCATATTTTTCACATCTAAATTTTCATACAAAGAAGCAAGTTTTTTGCTCAAAAAAGCATTTTCTTTGCCTTCAAGCAATAAATTACGACTTCTTTCATTACGCACCAGTGTTAAATTTTCATAAATTCCCTCAATGCTCTCAAACTCATCAAGTAAATTTTTAGCGCCCTTAGCGCCAATTCCTTTTACCCCTGGGATATTATCTGAGCTATCTCCACATAGAGCTAAAAAATCTCTTATTTGGCTAGGTTTTACCCCATATTTTTCTAAACACCCTGCTTCATTATAATCATTTTTTGAAATAGGACTATAAATACTAACTTTATCATCTTTTATAAGTTGATATAAATCTTTATCTTGGGTAATAATTCTTATAAAAATATCCTTATTTTCACACTCTTTAACCAAAGATGCGATAATATCATCAGCCTCATATCCTTCACAAGAAAAACTTGAAAAACCCATTTTTTCTATCATTTGAATGCAAATTGGAATTTGAGCTAATAAATCAGGTGGAGGTGGAGTGCGGTTAATTTTATAATTTGGATCAATTTCACTTCTAAAAGTTTTTCCCTTACTATCAAGAGCAAAAATAATCATATCGCTAGGATGTTCATTTTTCAAACTATAAATAAAATTAGCAAAACCACTAATCATATTACTAGGTTCGCCTTTTGAATTTTTCAAACCCTTTAAAGCATAAAAAAGTCTAAAGAAAAAACCAAAAGTATCAATTATGGTTAAAGTTTTCATTTTTTTCCTATATTAAAAAATAATAATAATTATCGCCCAAAATTATTTAAAAGTCGGTAAAAAGTATTAAATTTCCATTTTAAGCATTTTAGATAAAATTATCATTTTGAAATTTCAAATAAAGGTTTAATCTTGCAAACAAAATCAATCGCGGATGAAAATTTTCAAACTCCACAAGGAAAAAAAGCCTTCAAAAAGGCTGTGTTTTCGTGTTGGCTAGGAACTGCTATGGAATATGCAGATTTTGCACTTTATGGCCTAGCTGCAGCTACTGTTTTTTCAGAAGTTTTCTTTCCTGAGCAAACTCCTGTTATAGCATTATTGCTTAGTTTTGTTACTTATGGTATAGGTTTTATTGCTAGACCTATTGGAGCTTTATTTTTTGGATATTTAGGAGATAAATACGGAAGAAAAAATGTATTGATGAGCACCATTGCATTAATGGGTATTTCAACTACTTTAATTGGTTTTATACCAAGTTATGCAGTAATTGGAATTTGGGCTCCTATATGTTTGGTTATTTTGCGTTTTATGCAAGGCTTTGGCGCAGGTGCTGAGCTTTCAGGCGGGACTGTCATGCTTGGAGAATATGCTCCTAGTAAGCATAGAGGTTTAATCTCTTCTATCATCGCTCTTGGATCAAATAGTGGAACCTTGCTTGCAGCTTTTGTATGGCTTTTAGTTACAAGCATGGATGATGCTAGTTTCAAAGAATGGGGATGGAGAATTCCTTTTATAGGAAGTATTTTTATAGCACTTTTTGCTGTTTATATACGTTTAAATGTAAAAGAAACTCCTGTTTTTGAAAAACAAAAAGAATTAATGCTAAAAATTCGTCATGAAAATGAAGTGCATATGAAAAAAGATGAAAGAACTTTTTGGCAAAAAAGTCGCGCATTTTGGACTATGGTAGGTATAAGAATAGGAGAAAATGGGCCATCTTATCTTGCACAAGGCTTTATAGTAGGCTATGTAACTAAAATTCTACTTCTTGATAAATCAGTAGCCACAACTGCTGTTGTTATCGCTTCTTTGGTGGGATTTTTAGTTATACCTTTAGCAGGATATTTAAGTGATAAATTTGGAAGACGTATTACTTATAGAACCTTTTGCTTACTTTTAATGCTTTATGCCTTCCCTGCTTTTATGCTACTTGATAGTAAAAATGAAATTATTGTAATTTTAACTATCATCGTAGGCATGTCTTTGGCATCTTTAGGGATTTTTGGCGTGCAAGCTGCGTGGGGTGTGGAGCTTTTTGGAGCAAAAAATCGCTATACCAAAATGGCACTAGCAAAAGAATTTGGCTCTATACTTTCAGGGGGAACTGCTCCTATGATAGCTTCAGCTTTGCTTGCTTATTATGGCACTTGGTGGCCAATAGCCTTGTATTTTGTTGTCACTGCAGGAATTGGTTTTATTACAACTTTCTTTGCACCAGAAACTAGAGGCAGGGATTTAAATTTAATAGAAGATGCGATATGATACGCCTTATTTTAGATACTGATATAGGCAATGGAATAGCAGGGGCTAATACGGATGATGGTTTAGCCCTTGGACTTATTTTAGCATCCAAAGAAATCAAACTTGAAATGATTAGCACTTTAAGTGGTAATGTACAAGCTTTAACCGCTTATAGCGTTGCTAAAGATTTATTAAGTAAGCTTAATCTGGATATACCTTTGTATTTAGGCGCTCATGAAGCTTTATATGAAGATAGTAAATTTTGGCGACAAAGACTAGATGATAGTGCTAAAAAATTTAATCTTAGCCATCTTTGGGATGAGATTGAGCCTATTAAAATTTTAGAAAATATCACTCCAAATGCTTGTATAAAAATGGGTGAGCTTATTATGCAAAACCCAGGTGAAATTTCAATTTGCGCTATAGGGCCTTTAACAAATATAGCCATAGCGATGAAGCTTTTTAAAGACTTTGATAAAAATGTGAAAGAAATTTTTATCATGGGTGGAAGTTTTGACATGCCTTATCACATCAAAGATACAAATTTTGGCTTTGATCCTGAAGCTGCTAGTATAGTTTTAAACTCAAGAGCCAAAATCACACTTGTTCCTTATAATGCAACAATGCAAACTATGCTCACACATGAGGATTTAAATGCTTTAGAAAATCAAAATCCTCTTTGTGATTTTTTAGTACAGACTTT
Proteins encoded in this region:
- the polA gene encoding DNA polymerase I encodes the protein MKTLTIIDTFGFFFRLFYALKGLKNSKGEPSNMISGFANFIYSLKNEHPSDMIIFALDSKGKTFRSEIDPNYKINRTPPPPDLLAQIPICIQMIEKMGFSSFSCEGYEADDIIASLVKECENKDIFIRIITQDKDLYQLIKDDKVSIYSPISKNDYNEAGCLEKYGVKPSQIRDFLALCGDSSDNIPGVKGIGAKGAKNLLDEFESIEGIYENLTLVRNERSRNLLLEGKENAFLSKKLASLYENLDVKNMLLNCEYPKDEPLLKIMDVLEHYELNALLKKLRTNPTNKDKNLGFNARLILDEKELFDILEKIDDQSIVAFDTETTGLDTKEAKIVGFSFCSHESEAFYVPLAHDYLGVCKQISMQAAKKGIEKIYQSTVIGHNLKYDFEIIKNNFNLLPPKNYADTMILAWLKEPSLRVNMDVLAKRIFDYETLHFEDLVKKGESFAGVDVEKACKYAAEDAYITLRFYLYFLKNLEKSLLELAQKSEFEFIKVLIMMENNGIKLDIQKLESLMQNFNQDIKILSEKIYDLAGEKFNINSPKQVGDILFEKLKLPSGKKSKTGYSTDEKVLNNLIDEHLIIKEILAYRELAKLVGTYCEPLLKLAKKDENSRIYSSFLQTGTATGRLSSKDPNLQNIPAHGQYAKDYKTCFVAKEGFSFISLDYSQIELRMLAHFSEDEKLLEAFSNDEDIHAKTAIMIFGESNYHTRSIAKSINFGLIYGMGYKTLSQNLKIEAKLAKEYIEKYFKNFTSIKTYFEKVKNEAKQNGFIKTLLGRKRYFDFENAKPMQIAMYERESINSILQGSAADIIKLAMIEIAKDLDENKRLILQIHDELIFEVKDEFCDEFAKNASDIMENIVKLKVKLKTSSSIAKNWGTLK
- a CDS encoding MFS transporter, giving the protein MLQTKSIADENFQTPQGKKAFKKAVFSCWLGTAMEYADFALYGLAAATVFSEVFFPEQTPVIALLLSFVTYGIGFIARPIGALFFGYLGDKYGRKNVLMSTIALMGISTTLIGFIPSYAVIGIWAPICLVILRFMQGFGAGAELSGGTVMLGEYAPSKHRGLISSIIALGSNSGTLLAAFVWLLVTSMDDASFKEWGWRIPFIGSIFIALFAVYIRLNVKETPVFEKQKELMLKIRHENEVHMKKDERTFWQKSRAFWTMVGIRIGENGPSYLAQGFIVGYVTKILLLDKSVATTAVVIASLVGFLVIPLAGYLSDKFGRRITYRTFCLLLMLYAFPAFMLLDSKNEIIVILTIIVGMSLASLGIFGVQAAWGVELFGAKNRYTKMALAKEFGSILSGGTAPMIASALLAYYGTWWPIALYFVVTAGIGFITTFFAPETRGRDLNLIEDAI
- a CDS encoding nucleoside hydrolase; the encoded protein is MRLILDTDIGNGIAGANTDDGLALGLILASKEIKLEMISTLSGNVQALTAYSVAKDLLSKLNLDIPLYLGAHEALYEDSKFWRQRLDDSAKKFNLSHLWDEIEPIKILENITPNACIKMGELIMQNPGEISICAIGPLTNIAIAMKLFKDFDKNVKEIFIMGGSFDMPYHIKDTNFGFDPEAASIVLNSRAKITLVPYNATMQTMLTHEDLNALENQNPLCDFLVQTLRVWINYASKTRGTNGTWIHDALTIAYMLDPNLASFDEYLVDVICDSTFARGSTIRCFKDAKMPMKNHELKNTIKVLKDIDNARLLNLLKSRLLNGICHENYKNITA